One part of the Marmota flaviventris isolate mMarFla1 chromosome 4, mMarFla1.hap1, whole genome shotgun sequence genome encodes these proteins:
- the Usp54 gene encoding ubiquitin carboxyl-terminal hydrolase 54 isoform X5 translates to MSWKRNYFSGGRGSVQGMFAPRSSTSIAPSKGLSNEPGQNSCFLNSALQVLWHLDIFRRSFRQLTTHKCMGDSCIFCALKGIFNQFQCSSEKVLPSDTLRSALAKTFQDEQRFQLGIMDDAAECFENLLMRIHFHIADETKEDICTAQHCISHQKFAMTLFEQCVCTSCGATSDPLPFIQMVHYISTTSLCNQAICMLERREKPSPSMFGELLQNASTMGDLRNCPSNCGERIRIRRVLMNAPQIITIGLVWDSDHSDLAEDVIHSLGTCLKLGDLFFRVTDDRAKQSELYLVGMICYYGKHYSTFFFQTKIRKWMYFDDAHVKEIGPKWKDVVTKCIKGHYQPLLLLYADPQGTPVSTQDLPPQAQFQSYIRTCYDSEDSGREPSISSDTRTDSSTESYPYKHSHHESVVSHFSSDSQGTVIYNVENDSMSQSSRDTGHLTDSECNQKHTSKKGSPVERKRNSGRLRRKGDEPQASGYHSEGETLKEKQAPRNASKSSSSTNRLRDFKETVSNIIHNRPSLASQTNIGSPCGGRGGDQPDKKPLRNLSLHSRDWEIESTSSESKSSSSSKYRPTWRPKRESLNIDSIFSKDKRKHCGYTQLSPFAEDSAKEFTPDEPNKPPAYNTKPVGPSPQYKPWGSARLTSHLLEQQPRLIQRMESGYESSERNSNSPVSLDAALPESSNICRDPSAKRSAGIVPSWRHIPKSHSSSILEVDSTISMSGWTKTQPLSGGEVSSKSELDELQEEVTRRAQEQELRRKREKELEVAKGFNPHPSRFMDLDELQNQVNSLSRSKYC, encoded by the exons GGCCGTGGCAGTGTCCAAGGGATGTTTGCACCTCGAAGCTCAACCTCCATAGCCCCCAGCAAAGGCCTCAGCAATGAGCCAGGGCAAAATAGCTGCTTCCTCAATAGTGCCCTGCAG GTTTTGTGGCACCTGGACATCTTTCGTCGTAGCTTTAGGCAGCTGACAACTCACAAATGCATGGGAGATTCCTGCATCTTTTGTGCTCTCAAG GGAATCTTTAACCAGTTTCAGTGTAGTAGTGAAAAAGTGCTTCCATCTGATACTCTCCGCAGTGCTCTGGCAAAGACTTTCCAGGATGAACAGCGTTTCCAGCTGGGAATTATGGATGATGCTGCAGAGTGCTTT GAAAACCTCCTGATGAGAATTCACTTCCATATTGCTGATGaaaccaaagaagatatatgtaCTGCCCAACACTGCATTTCCCACCAGAAATTTGCAATGACGTTGTTTGAGCAG TGTGTATGTACTAGCTGTGGTGCCACTTCTGATCCCCTGCCTTTCATCCAGATGGTGCATTACATCTCCACTACTTCCCTTTG CAATCAGGCTATTTGTATGCTGGAAAGACGAGAAAAACCTTCGCCAAGCATGTTTGGTGAGCTGTTGCAGAACGCCAGCACCATGGGGGATCTGCGGAACTGTCCG AGCAACTGTGGAGAGAGGATCCGGATTCGCCGTGTATTGATGAATGCTCCGCAGATTATCACAATTGGGCTGGTATGGGACTCCGACCATTCAGACTTGGCAGAAGATGTTATCCACAGTCTGGGCACCTGCCTTAAGTTGGGTGAT ctATTTTTCAGAGTGACAGATGACCGGGCCAAGCAGTCTGAACTGTACTTAGTAGGAATGATCTGTTATTATGGCAAACATTATTCTACATTCTTTTTTCAAACAAAGATACGCAAGTGGATGTATTTTGATGATGCTCATGTCAAGGAG ATTGGCCCCAAATGGAAGGATGTGGTAACCAAATGCATCAAGGGACATTATCAGCCCTTGCTGCTGCTTTATGCAGACCCCCAGGGTACCCCAGTGTCTACCCAGGACTTGCCTCCCCAAGCTCAGTTCCAGTCATACATCAGGACATGCTATGATAGTGAAGATTCAG GGAGGGAGCCCTCCATCTCAAGTGACACTCGAACAGATTCCTCAACAGAGAGCTATCCCTACAAACACTCCCACCATGAGTCTGTGGTCAGTCACTTCTCTTCTGATTCTCAGGGGACAGTCATCTATAATGTGGAGAATGATTCCATGTCCCAGAGCAGTCGGGACACAG GACATCTGACTGATAGTGAATGTAATCAGAAACACACATCCAAGAAAGGGTCCCCAGTAGAGCGCAAGAGGAACTCTGGCCGTCTTAGGAGGAAAGGTGATGAGCCACAGGCCTCAGGATATCACAGTGAAG GAGAAACACTGAAAGAGAAACAGGCTCCTAGGAACGCCTCCAAATCATCCAGCAGTACCAACAGGCTAAGGGATTTTAAAGAGACAGTCAGCAATATAATTCATAACAGACCATCCCTGGCTTCTCAGACCAATATAGGATCTCCCTGTGGGGGTAGGGGAGGAGACCAACCTGACAAAAAACCTCTTAGGAACCTGTCTTTACACTCTCGTGATTGGGAAATAGAGAGTACCAGCAGTGAGTCAAAATCCAGTTCTTCTAGCAAGTATCGTCCAACATGGAGACCCAAACGAGAATCTCTGAATATTGACAGTATTTTTAGTAAGGACAAAAGGAAGCATTGTGGCTATACCCAGCTTAGCCCTTTTGCTGAGGACTCAG CTAAAGAATTTACACCAGATGAACCAAACAAGCCACCTGCTTACAACACTAAACCTGTTGGACCAAGCCCTCAGTACAAACCCTGGGGCTCAGCACGACTAACCTCTCATCTTTTAGAGCAACAACCTCGCCTAATCCAGCGAATGGAATCTGGTTATGAGAGCAGTGAGAGGAACAGCAATAGCCCTGTCAGCCTGGATGCAGCCTTACCTGAGAGCTCGAATATTTGCAG GGATCCAAGTGCTAAGAGATCAGCTGGGATAGTCCCTTCTTGGCGTCATATCCCAAAGTCTCACAGCAGTAGCATCCTAGAGGTGGACTCCACAATATCCATGAGTGGCTGGACAAAAACTCAACCCCTTTCAG